In Vidua chalybeata isolate OUT-0048 chromosome 9, bVidCha1 merged haplotype, whole genome shotgun sequence, a genomic segment contains:
- the MOB3C gene encoding MOB kinase activator 3C yields the protein MALCLKQVFNKDKTFRPRKKFEPGTQRFELYKKAQASLKSGLDLKAVVQLPPGESINDWIAVHVVDFFNRINLIYGTMSEYCTERSCPIMSGGLKYEYRWQDDSKYKKPTKLSAPQYMCMLMDWIEMLINNEDIFPTRIGVPFPKQFQQVCTKILTRLFRVFVHVYIHHFDSIINMGAEAHVNTCYKHFYYFIREFSLIDHRELEPLKEMTERICH from the exons ATGGCCCTGTGTCTCAAGCAAGTCTTCAACAAAGACAAAACGTTCCGTCCCCGAAAGAAGTTTGAGCCGGGCACGCAGCGCTTTGAGCTGTACAAGAAAGCCCAGGCCTCCCTCAAGTCCGGGCTGGACCTGAAGGCCGTGGTGCAGCTGCCTCCCGGCGAGAGCATCAACGACTGGATCGCCGTGCACGTGGTGGACTTCTTCAACCGCATCAACCTCATCTACGGCACCATGTCGGAGTACTGCACCGAGAGGAGCTGCCCCATCATGTCCGGGGGGCTCAAGTACGAGTACAGGTGGCAGGACGACAGCAAGTACAAGAAGCCAACCAAGCTGTCGGCCCCACAGTACATGTGCATGCTGATGGACTGGATCGAGATGCTCATTAACAATGAGGACATCTTCCCCACCAGGATAG GTGTTCCCTTCCCCAAGCAGTTCCAGCAAGTTTGCACCAAGATCCTCACCCGCCTCTTCCGTGTCTTTGTGCATGTCTACATCCACCACTTTGACAGCATCATCAACATGGGTGCTGAGGCTCACGTCAACACCTGCTACAAGCACTTCTACTATTTCATCAGGGAGTTCAGCCTCATCGACCACCGGGAGCTGGAGCCTTTG